From Roseburia hominis, the proteins below share one genomic window:
- a CDS encoding MBL fold metallo-hydrolase codes for MNYYTSEKVTDHITAVRSLSGEIMYLVEGEQKAVLIDTCVGVGHLRQFVEKLTDKQITVLLSHGHIDHAMGAPEFERVYMNRKDIPLYQSQCAVEERKGYVAAGIGPEAAAGISEEEYVSARPDYTFRKLEDGMIFDLGGVHVEAHEFEGHTKGCMIFAVREERVLILGDACNNATFLFDDICSTVAEYRQQVNRVKNLLVGKYDRVFLMHHVMEAPPSIFDEMSEVCDVILAGQADNIPFDFMGKKAYIAKATNERFEREDGKFANLIYNPEKVR; via the coding sequence ATGAACTATTATACAAGTGAAAAAGTGACAGACCACATTACCGCCGTCAGGAGTCTGTCCGGAGAAATCATGTATCTTGTGGAGGGAGAGCAAAAGGCGGTACTTATTGATACCTGCGTTGGCGTAGGACATCTCAGACAGTTTGTAGAGAAACTGACGGATAAGCAGATTACGGTATTACTTTCCCACGGGCATATTGATCATGCGATGGGAGCACCTGAGTTTGAACGGGTATATATGAACCGGAAGGATATTCCGCTTTACCAGAGCCAGTGTGCGGTGGAAGAACGAAAGGGATACGTTGCTGCGGGTATTGGTCCGGAAGCGGCAGCTGGGATATCTGAGGAAGAATATGTATCTGCCAGACCGGATTATACGTTCAGGAAACTGGAAGATGGAATGATATTTGACCTGGGCGGAGTTCATGTTGAGGCGCATGAATTCGAAGGCCACACAAAGGGCTGTATGATTTTTGCGGTCAGGGAAGAGAGAGTGCTGATTTTGGGAGATGCCTGCAATAATGCGACCTTTTTATTTGACGATATTTGCAGTACGGTTGCAGAGTATAGGCAGCAGGTGAACCGGGTGAAAAATCTTCTTGTCGGGAAATATGACAGAGTGTTTCTTATGCATCACGTGATGGAAGCGCCGCCCTCGATTTTTGATGAAATGTCGGAGGTGTGCGATGTGATTCTTGCAGGGCAGGCCGATAACATTCCCTTTGATTTTATGGGGAAAAAGGCTTATATTGCGAAAGCGACAAATGAGCGGTTTGAACGGGAAGATGGAAAATTTGCTAATTTGATATATAATCCTGAAAAAGTAAGATAA